The Streptococcus mitis genome has a segment encoding these proteins:
- a CDS encoding DUF5960 family protein, which yields MNRKELYDDKLQLDYFSDSYLQFESDFYKYSALDIPLTFITDDILRTMAMSQKHYFKLNKSKSLDGRDHYFVFSIKMNKDSSGIRQYEYQRHCFNL from the coding sequence ATGAATCGTAAAGAATTATATGACGATAAATTGCAGCTGGATTATTTTTCAGATTCTTATTTACAGTTTGAGTCAGATTTTTACAAGTATTCAGCTTTAGATATACCATTAACATTTATCACTGATGATATTTTACGCACAATGGCTATGTCTCAAAAACATTATTTTAAACTTAACAAAAGTAAATCTTTAGACGGTCGTGACCATTACTTTGTTTTTTCTATCAAGATGAACAAAGACAGTAGTGGTATTAGACAGTATGAATATCAGAGACATTGTTTTAATTTGTAA
- a CDS encoding SAG1252 family conjugative relaxosome accessory protein, translating to MGQEIKSIRKQFRITRQEEKQIKEMMREQKVDSFSEFLRQNLLKKNYQDRIFESWFSLWQSQKFEQISRDVYEVLVVARENHQVTQEHVSILLTCVQELIAEVNQVQPLSREFREKYMG from the coding sequence ATGGGACAAGAAATTAAGTCAATCCGAAAGCAATTTAGAATTACGAGACAAGAAGAAAAACAGATAAAAGAAATGATGAGGGAACAAAAAGTGGATAGTTTCTCAGAATTTCTTCGTCAAAATTTATTGAAAAAGAATTATCAGGATAGAATTTTTGAAAGTTGGTTCTCCCTTTGGCAGTCTCAAAAGTTTGAACAGATTAGTCGAGATGTGTATGAAGTTCTGGTTGTCGCAAGAGAAAATCATCAAGTGACTCAAGAGCACGTCTCAATCTTATTGACTTGCGTTCAAGAATTGATTGCAGAAGTGAATCAAGTGCAGCCACTCAGTCGTGAGTTCCGTGAAAAATATATGGGTTAG
- a CDS encoding MobC family plasmid mobilization relaxosome protein → MVYRYRTNLKKVFLTDPELHQLNERIAKSNCQNFSVYARKVLLNPNMAFVTINTDTYEQLVFELRRIGNNINQIARAINQSHLISQDQLQELSKGVGELIKEVDKEFQVEVKRLKEFHGSY, encoded by the coding sequence ATGGTTTATCGCTATCGTACCAATCTCAAAAAAGTATTTCTAACTGATCCAGAATTACACCAATTGAATGAACGGATTGCTAAGAGCAATTGTCAAAATTTCTCAGTCTATGCCAGAAAAGTGTTACTTAATCCTAATATGGCTTTTGTCACAATTAACACGGATACCTATGAACAGTTAGTGTTTGAATTGAGACGGATTGGAAATAACATCAATCAGATTGCGCGTGCGATTAATCAAAGCCATCTGATTTCTCAGGACCAATTACAAGAATTGAGTAAAGGAGTCGGAGAGTTAATTAAGGAAGTGGACAAAGAATTTCAAGTGGAGGTGAAAAGACTGAAGGAGTTTCATGGTAGTTACTAA
- a CDS encoding SAG1250 family conjugative relaxase — MVVTKHFATHGKKYRRRLIKYILNPDKTDDLKLVSDFGMSNYLDFPSHAEMVEMYNVNFINNDKLYESRNDRQEKHQQTIHAHHLIQSFSPEDNLTPEEINRIGYETMMELTGGRFKFIVATHTDKDHVHNHILINSIDRNSDKKLIWNYALERNLRMISDRISKVAGAKIIEKRYSYRDYKKYRESSHKFELKQRLYFLLQQSKSFDDFLEKAKQLHVQIDFSQKHSRFMMTDRAMTKPIRGRQLSKRDLYDEEFFRTHFTKQEIESRLEFLLNRVNSLEDLITKAKELNLTIDLKQKNVTFILEEDNQKISLGHQKISDKKLYDVKFFQDYFKNKEVIASEGLENLQEQYHAFQEERDKDKVSTEEIEEAFETFKEKRDTVREFEVELAENQIEKLVDEGIYIKVSFGIKQSGLIFIPNYQLDILEEENQTKYKIFIRETTSYFVYNKEHSDKNQYVKGRTLIRQLTNDGRVIPYRRPTVKSLQEKITEINLFIELTEADKKYQDIKDELVKEIAEIDIKLNQINEKIANLNKMAEVLINLKSEDVSSRKLARYDFSKLNLPESITVEQVSEEIRAFQEELDHYLYEYESLIKNLEMFVKVLNDKDFDKKFSIEILLE; from the coding sequence ATGGTAGTTACTAAACATTTTGCGACACATGGTAAAAAATATCGTAGGCGTTTGATTAAGTATATCCTCAATCCCGATAAAACAGATGATTTGAAATTGGTATCTGATTTTGGAATGAGCAATTACTTGGACTTCCCTAGTCATGCAGAAATGGTAGAGATGTACAATGTCAACTTCATCAATAATGATAAGTTGTACGAATCCAGAAACGACCGACAAGAAAAACACCAACAAACTATTCATGCCCATCATCTCATCCAATCATTTTCTCCTGAAGATAATCTGACACCTGAAGAAATTAACCGAATTGGTTATGAGACCATGATGGAATTGACAGGAGGTCGTTTTAAGTTTATCGTAGCAACCCACACAGACAAAGATCATGTTCATAATCACATCCTAATCAACTCTATTGACCGCAATTCAGATAAAAAGTTGATATGGAACTATGCCTTGGAACGAAATCTCCGTATGATTTCTGACCGTATTTCTAAAGTGGCTGGTGCAAAAATTATTGAGAAACGTTATTCCTATCGAGATTATAAAAAATATAGGGAATCTAGTCATAAGTTTGAATTGAAACAACGTCTTTATTTTTTGCTGCAGCAATCTAAATCGTTTGATGATTTTTTAGAGAAAGCAAAGCAGTTGCATGTTCAGATTGATTTTAGTCAAAAGCATAGTCGATTCATGATGACGGATCGAGCAATGACAAAACCAATTCGAGGACGCCAACTCAGCAAACGAGATCTATATGATGAAGAATTTTTTAGAACGCATTTTACTAAGCAAGAGATTGAAAGTCGTTTAGAATTTTTGTTGAACCGTGTCAATTCTTTAGAAGATTTAATAACAAAAGCAAAAGAATTGAATCTAACCATTGATTTAAAACAAAAAAATGTAACTTTTATCCTGGAAGAAGATAATCAAAAGATAAGTTTGGGTCATCAAAAAATAAGTGATAAGAAATTATATGATGTCAAATTTTTTCAAGATTATTTTAAAAATAAGGAAGTCATTGCTTCAGAAGGATTAGAGAATTTACAGGAACAGTACCATGCTTTCCAAGAAGAACGAGATAAGGATAAAGTATCCACTGAAGAGATTGAGGAAGCCTTTGAGACATTTAAGGAAAAACGAGATACCGTTCGTGAATTTGAAGTGGAACTTGCAGAGAACCAAATAGAGAAGCTAGTTGATGAGGGCATTTATATCAAAGTGTCTTTTGGTATTAAGCAGAGTGGTCTCATTTTCATTCCAAATTATCAATTAGATATTCTGGAAGAAGAGAATCAAACAAAATATAAAATCTTTATACGTGAGACAACCTCATACTTTGTATATAACAAAGAACATTCGGATAAGAATCAGTATGTCAAAGGACGAACATTGATAAGACAGCTAACCAACGATGGTCGAGTAATACCATACAGAAGACCTACAGTTAAGAGTCTACAGGAAAAGATTACTGAGATTAACCTCTTCATTGAATTAACTGAAGCAGATAAGAAATACCAAGACATTAAAGACGAGTTAGTAAAAGAAATAGCAGAGATAGATATAAAACTAAATCAAATTAATGAAAAAATCGCCAACTTAAATAAGATGGCGGAAGTGCTTATCAATTTGAAGAGTGAGGATGTGAGCAGTCGAAAGCTTGCAAGATATGACTTTTCAAAATTAAATTTGCCAGAATCAATTACAGTAGAACAAGTAAGCGAAGAAATAAGAGCGTTTCAAGAGGAGCTAGATCATTATCTTTATGAGTATGAGAGCTTAATAAAAAATTTAGAAATGTTTGTAAAAGTACTGAATGATAAGGATTTTGATAAAAAATTTAGTATAGAAATACTATTGGAATAA
- a CDS encoding helix-turn-helix domain-containing protein, whose protein sequence is MKSKLGITLRKIRKGKKISLSSIADSNLSKSQISRFERGESEISCIRLINILDKLHITLDEFIILHDNNSTKTGSFANLVQYIRKHYSSKNFASIIELLSNSSSFNLGPYEKTMVKSILYTTNKNFLPSDEELLQLTDYLFKVENWGYYEIILLGNCVRTINYNSYFLLTIEMLKNYLYSTLNKTNKRLVTQLAINCLIVSIDKEEFQNCSFLIKEIKKLLNNELNYYEQTVFLYTCGYFEFKCNPVNGIEKMKQALQVFEILGEHNIKAQYQEHYDKYINQ, encoded by the coding sequence ATGAAATCAAAACTTGGTATAACACTCAGAAAAATTCGAAAAGGGAAGAAAATAAGTTTAAGTTCAATTGCTGATAGTAATTTATCTAAATCTCAAATCTCTAGATTTGAACGTGGAGAATCAGAAATCTCTTGTATTAGACTAATCAATATTTTAGATAAATTACATATAACTTTGGATGAATTTATTATTCTTCATGACAATAATTCTACTAAAACTGGATCATTCGCTAACTTAGTGCAATATATTCGAAAACACTACTCCTCAAAAAATTTTGCTAGTATTATTGAATTACTATCAAACTCTTCAAGTTTTAACTTGGGTCCTTATGAAAAGACAATGGTAAAATCGATTCTCTATACCACAAATAAAAATTTTCTCCCCTCGGACGAGGAGTTATTACAGCTTACAGATTATCTTTTTAAAGTTGAAAACTGGGGTTACTATGAAATTATCCTATTAGGTAACTGTGTAAGAACAATTAATTATAACTCCTACTTCCTATTAACTATAGAAATGTTAAAAAATTATCTCTATTCAACATTAAATAAGACAAATAAACGGCTTGTTACACAATTGGCAATCAATTGCCTAATTGTTAGTATTGATAAAGAAGAATTTCAAAATTGTAGTTTTCTAATCAAAGAAATAAAAAAATTACTAAATAATGAATTAAACTATTATGAACAAACCGTCTTCTTATATACATGTGGATACTTTGAATTTAAGTGCAATCCTGTGAACGGAATCGAAAAGATGAAACAAGCACTTCAAGTATTTGAAATTCTAGGAGAACATAATATAAAAGCACAGTACCAAGAGCACTATGACAAATATATTAATCAATAG
- a CDS encoding helix-turn-helix domain-containing protein, with amino-acid sequence MKNLGQILKKIREAKGLSLYNIANDEISTSQLSRFENGYTDITLSKLLSVLKTLDVSLEEFMYLGRGFHKMSNFEVIDKINNYFYKNNSPALRRLLINCIEKEEEKLSKKLTIILIKLKLQEIEKDNIVTSEEIDFISDYLFSIDIWGEYELELFSSTMEIFCQSSIMILTKEMVRRTDFYKHLPTHRRLITSMLFNAFSLSVERNNIVDASYYREQLVQLFFDETELYERLVFHLIDSCYNFKMTNELSNILEMRKCIGFLKTLESMSLVDKWEKYIERVLNSN; translated from the coding sequence ATGAAAAATTTAGGACAAATCTTAAAAAAAATTCGAGAAGCTAAGGGCCTCTCTCTTTACAATATTGCTAATGATGAGATTTCTACCTCTCAGTTATCTCGATTTGAAAATGGATATACAGATATTACTCTTAGTAAATTACTTTCAGTTTTAAAGACACTGGACGTATCTTTAGAAGAGTTTATGTATTTAGGGCGTGGTTTTCATAAGATGAGTAATTTCGAGGTAATTGATAAGATAAATAATTATTTTTATAAGAACAACAGCCCAGCCTTGAGAAGACTCCTAATTAATTGTATAGAAAAGGAAGAGGAGAAACTAAGTAAGAAATTAACAATAATTTTGATTAAGTTAAAGCTCCAAGAAATTGAGAAAGATAATATTGTTACTTCTGAAGAAATTGATTTTATATCAGACTATTTATTCAGCATAGATATATGGGGTGAATATGAATTAGAGTTATTTTCCTCCACAATGGAAATTTTTTGCCAATCAAGTATTATGATATTAACGAAGGAAATGGTGAGGAGAACTGATTTTTATAAACATTTACCGACCCATAGAAGATTAATTACCAGCATGTTATTTAATGCTTTTAGCCTCAGCGTAGAAAGAAATAATATAGTTGATGCATCTTATTATAGAGAACAATTAGTCCAGTTATTTTTTGATGAAACAGAATTATATGAAAGATTAGTTTTTCACCTCATAGATAGTTGTTACAATTTTAAGATGACAAATGAATTGAGTAATATTTTAGAGATGAGAAAGTGCATTGGCTTTCTGAAAACCTTGGAAAGCATGAGTTTAGTAGATAAATGGGAAAAATATATTGAGAGAGTACTTAATAGTAACTAA
- a CDS encoding subtilosin A family bacteriocin: MTKNNKIDNPSVKIEKATVVNNKGCSVCAIGAVCLADGPIPDFEIAGVSAVFTAFG; this comes from the coding sequence ATGACTAAGAACAATAAGATTGACAACCCGTCTGTAAAAATTGAAAAAGCAACTGTTGTAAATAACAAAGGATGTAGTGTTTGCGCGATTGGTGCTGTTTGTTTAGCTGACGGTCCAATTCCTGATTTTGAAATTGCAGGAGTATCTGCTGTATTTACTGCATTTGGATAA
- a CDS encoding radical SAM protein: protein MYLVLDNQVTIYQTKGDYNVIVEKIDANKRKQFDYFTVNKTGKLLLEAINGKQNMEEFIENFIDTYNLVEDDRNWIETFLNEMMKKGAIAIKESPEIANLPLYIYGNSRLISPLHVTVEITEKCNLYCAHCYLNASCNKTTAIDYEGFKSLVKKLKASNVLSIEITGGEVFMNKDAEKILELAFNEFSRVALLTNGTILKKSSLSLLEKNKDKLVMSISLDSVREELHDKFRGMRGSFRSTCKNIKRLTEAGIHVRVASSIFDENMWEVDKLAELAIELGAELFVYNFVENFGRGTDFNKNSSTKFSKEYSRYLSETVFKYRALIPIIESEDYLKSSSNCGAGTNTILIGADGNLRPCPIFPKNKIFKNINDGSMEEIFSDDVYQKISNIYPPSDENGCSKSCPNYSNCFGCYMKGLESNVDKAPEQYCSWITYNKLEKFMEQYKGGKVIE, encoded by the coding sequence ATGTATTTAGTGTTGGATAATCAAGTTACAATATATCAAACTAAAGGGGACTATAATGTAATCGTTGAGAAAATCGATGCGAATAAACGGAAACAATTTGACTATTTTACAGTTAATAAAACAGGAAAATTACTTCTAGAAGCTATCAACGGCAAGCAAAATATGGAGGAATTTATAGAAAACTTTATTGATACTTACAACTTAGTAGAAGATGATCGAAATTGGATTGAGACATTTTTAAATGAAATGATGAAAAAAGGAGCCATTGCAATCAAAGAGAGCCCAGAGATTGCAAATTTGCCATTATATATTTATGGAAATTCAAGACTTATTTCTCCTTTACATGTAACAGTTGAGATTACTGAAAAATGTAATTTATATTGTGCTCATTGCTATTTAAATGCATCCTGTAACAAAACAACTGCAATTGATTACGAGGGTTTCAAGTCTCTTGTGAAAAAACTAAAAGCGAGTAACGTTTTGAGTATTGAAATCACTGGTGGAGAAGTATTTATGAATAAGGATGCAGAAAAAATACTAGAATTGGCATTTAATGAGTTTAGTAGAGTAGCCTTATTAACAAACGGTACAATACTCAAGAAAAGTAGCTTGTCGTTATTAGAGAAAAACAAAGATAAATTAGTTATGAGTATTTCTTTAGACAGTGTTAGAGAGGAATTACATGATAAGTTTAGAGGTATGCGAGGCTCATTTAGGAGTACTTGTAAAAATATTAAGCGTCTGACAGAAGCGGGAATACATGTACGAGTAGCTTCTTCTATTTTTGATGAAAATATGTGGGAGGTTGATAAACTTGCTGAGCTTGCAATTGAGTTAGGAGCGGAACTTTTTGTTTATAATTTTGTAGAAAATTTCGGCAGAGGTACGGATTTCAATAAAAATAGTAGTACGAAATTTTCCAAAGAGTACTCACGTTATTTGAGTGAGACGGTATTTAAGTATAGAGCATTAATTCCAATTATCGAATCGGAGGATTATCTAAAATCTTCTTCTAATTGTGGTGCTGGAACAAATACTATTTTAATTGGTGCAGATGGTAATTTAAGACCTTGTCCTATCTTTCCTAAGAATAAGATTTTCAAAAATATAAACGATGGTAGTATGGAGGAAATTTTTTCTGATGATGTTTATCAAAAAATTAGCAATATCTATCCCCCTAGTGATGAAAACGGTTGTTCTAAATCTTGTCCAAATTACAGTAATTGTTTTGGATGCTACATGAAAGGACTGGAAAGTAATGTAGATAAAGCACCAGAACAATATTGTTCTTGGATAACTTATAATAAATTAGAGAAGTTTATGGAACAATATAAGGGAGGGAAGGTTATTGAGTAA
- a CDS encoding ABC transporter ATP-binding protein, whose amino-acid sequence MTTLLELKKLNFAYVKNSKILDNIDLILNQNKVYGLIGKNGAGKTTFIKILSSVFNNNVFTLEYFKFFDKEVQLSSEFYRQNKYTVFTESESFLNWTFLQYLEMVCQLYNCSIERKRLEFLVNGFKFEEYCQKEIRDLSTGNKKKVFLIVGLYLRRPLLILDEPFDGLDFESTEFLYKMLLEYKQYGTVLLSTHFAESVVRVCDYLYILENAHINLFQGNVSEWLESIRK is encoded by the coding sequence TTGACAACTCTATTAGAACTAAAAAAATTGAATTTTGCATATGTTAAGAATAGTAAAATATTAGATAACATTGATTTAATTTTAAATCAAAACAAAGTCTATGGTTTGATTGGAAAGAACGGTGCTGGGAAAACAACGTTTATTAAAATTTTAAGTAGTGTATTTAACAATAATGTTTTTACTCTGGAATATTTTAAGTTTTTCGATAAAGAAGTCCAGCTGAGTTCAGAATTTTATCGACAAAATAAGTATACAGTATTTACAGAAAGTGAAAGCTTTTTAAACTGGACTTTTTTGCAATATTTGGAAATGGTCTGTCAACTTTATAATTGTTCGATAGAAAGAAAAAGATTGGAATTTTTAGTTAACGGATTTAAATTTGAAGAGTATTGCCAAAAAGAGATCAGAGACCTCTCTACTGGTAATAAAAAGAAAGTTTTCTTGATAGTAGGATTATATCTTAGAAGACCTTTATTGATTTTAGATGAACCGTTTGACGGTTTAGACTTCGAGTCCACGGAATTTTTATATAAGATGTTACTGGAGTATAAGCAATATGGTACAGTTCTGTTAAGTACTCATTTTGCAGAGAGTGTCGTAAGAGTTTGTGATTATCTTTATATTCTAGAAAATGCTCACATAAACTTATTCCAAGGAAATGTGTCTGAATGGTTAGAGTCTATCAGGAAATAA
- a CDS encoding helix-turn-helix domain-containing protein, translated as MYRRLRDLREDHDLTQKQIAEILSFTNSAYAKIERGEHALTADVLVTLSNFYDVSTDYLLGLTDFPDKIRFRK; from the coding sequence ATGTACAGACGTTTGAGAGATTTGAGGGAAGATCACGACTTGACCCAAAAACAAATAGCTGAAATACTTTCGTTTACAAACTCAGCTTATGCTAAAATTGAACGGGGTGAGCATGCCTTAACGGCAGATGTATTGGTAACTCTCTCAAACTTTTACGATGTCAGTACAGACTACCTATTGGGATTGACAGATTTTCCTGATAAAATTCGCTTTAGAAAATAA
- a CDS encoding tyrosine-type recombinase/integrase, with translation MYYVTKTNSKGQPLYQVVEKYKDPLTGKWKSVTVSYTKNTSRARKQAEREVLDKIDRLTTSFESQYSPELITTFGELKENWFQTWCVSVKPQTIQRELLVMKRLGKIIGDDFLLDRITPLLMKNSLNKYLEMYDASPSTMTHIKSTCNKIFNHGVLYNVIKFSPMTAVKLDISLEKRRKAKERHDSKFLEIHELHAFFDVLRQCRNANYYDLAIVLLLTGIRISEAAFLPSDIDFEKGILHIDKALQYHCLKVKQFHFDTTKTLNSIREVALPEAASEAIKRTIQRNKDFDAYMKKHPCPAFTHSESVFRTEYGSPITSSTFRQILKRIEGKLLTNCLSDYGFKWVKHVTPHSFRHMHISYLQSNEMHIAVKDIMTRVGHANFETTMGYTHNINRSQENTVKALNQFVENHNFHFEELKSYTCKYSRMIEKFIETSDNSNKVELSVDEFKDLLHLSPRYSPKNIVSNLLLKIKKDIVKYHPQFDIKIVKSSENQIRGFSIAW, from the coding sequence ATGTATTATGTAACTAAAACAAATTCAAAAGGGCAACCCTTATATCAAGTGGTTGAAAAGTACAAAGATCCACTAACAGGAAAGTGGAAATCAGTAACTGTAAGTTATACTAAGAATACTAGTAGGGCGAGGAAACAAGCTGAAAGAGAGGTTCTTGATAAAATAGATAGACTAACTACTTCATTTGAAAGTCAGTATAGTCCTGAACTGATTACAACATTTGGAGAGTTAAAAGAAAATTGGTTTCAGACTTGGTGTGTCTCTGTTAAACCACAAACAATTCAGAGAGAACTACTGGTTATGAAGCGTCTTGGGAAAATTATAGGAGATGATTTTTTGTTAGACAGGATTACTCCACTTCTAATGAAAAATAGTCTCAATAAATATTTAGAAATGTATGATGCATCGCCTTCAACAATGACTCATATAAAAAGTACTTGTAATAAGATTTTTAATCATGGTGTGTTATATAATGTCATTAAGTTTTCTCCAATGACTGCGGTAAAACTAGATATTTCACTAGAGAAAAGGCGTAAAGCAAAAGAAAGACATGATTCTAAATTTCTAGAAATCCATGAATTACATGCATTTTTTGATGTGTTACGCCAATGCAGAAATGCAAACTATTATGATCTTGCTATAGTATTGTTGCTTACAGGTATTCGAATTAGTGAAGCAGCATTTTTACCATCAGATATTGATTTTGAAAAAGGAATCTTGCATATTGATAAAGCACTTCAATATCATTGTTTAAAAGTTAAACAATTTCATTTTGATACAACTAAAACACTCAATTCAATTAGAGAAGTAGCTTTGCCTGAAGCTGCAAGCGAAGCTATTAAAAGGACAATACAGAGAAATAAAGATTTTGATGCTTATATGAAGAAACATCCCTGTCCTGCTTTTACACATTCTGAAAGTGTATTTAGAACAGAATACGGCTCTCCAATAACATCAAGCACTTTTCGTCAAATTTTGAAACGAATAGAAGGAAAATTATTGACAAATTGTTTAAGTGACTATGGTTTTAAGTGGGTAAAACATGTTACTCCCCATTCGTTTAGGCATATGCATATTAGTTACCTTCAAAGCAATGAGATGCACATAGCAGTGAAAGATATTATGACTAGAGTAGGACATGCTAACTTTGAGACAACAATGGGCTATACACATAATATAAATCGTTCACAAGAAAATACTGTAAAAGCCTTAAATCAATTTGTAGAAAATCACAATTTCCATTTTGAAGAATTGAAAAGTTATACCTGTAAATATTCCAGAATGATTGAAAAATTCATTGAAACTAGTGATAATAGCAATAAAGTAGAATTAAGTGTTGATGAGTTCAAAGACTTGTTACATCTTAGTCCACGTTACTCACCTAAAAATATTGTTTCAAATTTACTATTAAAAATCAAAAAAGATATTGTCAAATACCACCCACAGTTTGATATAAAGATTGTGAAATCAAGCGAGAATCAAATCAGAGGTTTTTCCATTGCATGGTAG
- the ylqF gene encoding ribosome biogenesis GTPase YlqF: MATIQWFPGHMSKARRQVQENLKFVDFVTILVDARLPLSSQNPMLTKIVGDKPKLLILNKADLADPAMTKEWRQYFESQGIQTLAINSKEQVTVKVVTDAAKKLMADKIARQKERGIKIETLRTMIIGIPNAGKSTLMNRLAGKKIAVVGNKPGVTKGQQWLKTNKDLEILDTPGILWPKFEDETVALKLALTGAIKDQLLPMDEVTIFGLNYFKEHYPEKLAERFKQMKIEEEAPVIIMDMTRALGFRDDYDRFYSLFVKEVRDGKLGNYTLDTLDDLDGDD, encoded by the coding sequence ATGGCTACTATTCAATGGTTTCCTGGTCACATGTCCAAAGCTCGTCGACAGGTGCAGGAGAATTTAAAATTTGTTGATTTTGTGACGATTTTGGTAGATGCACGCTTACCTCTATCTAGTCAAAATCCTATGTTGACCAAGATTGTTGGCGACAAACCAAAACTCTTGATTTTAAACAAGGCAGACTTGGCTGACCCAGCAATGACCAAGGAATGGCGCCAGTATTTTGAATCACAAGGAATTCAGACGCTAGCTATCAACTCCAAAGAGCAAGTGACTGTAAAAGTTGTAACAGATGCGGCCAAAAAGCTCATGGCGGATAAGATTGCTCGTCAGAAAGAACGTGGTATCAAGATTGAAACCTTGCGTACCATGATTATCGGGATTCCAAATGCTGGTAAATCCACTCTGATGAACCGTTTAGCTGGTAAGAAAATTGCAGTTGTAGGCAATAAACCAGGTGTGACCAAGGGGCAACAATGGCTCAAAACAAATAAAGACCTTGAAATCCTGGATACACCGGGGATTCTCTGGCCTAAGTTTGAGGATGAAACTGTTGCGCTTAAGTTGGCCTTGACTGGAGCTATTAAAGACCAGTTGCTTCCTATGGATGAGGTAACTATTTTTGGCCTCAATTATTTCAAAGAACATTATCCAGAAAAGTTGGCCGAACGCTTCAAACAAATGAAAATTGAAGAAGAAGCTCCGGTTATTATTATGGACATGACCCGTGCCCTTGGTTTCCGTGATGACTATGACCGCTTTTACAGTCTCTTCGTGAAGGAAGTTCGCGATGGCAAACTCGGTAACTATACCTTAGATACATTGGACGACCTCGATGGCGACGATTAA
- a CDS encoding ribonuclease HII has protein sequence MATIKEIKELLATVKDLDNPIFLELEKDNRSGVQKEIIKRKKAIQAELEEDLRLESMLSYEKELYKQGLTLIAGVDEVGRGPLAGPVVAAAVILPKSCKIRGLNDSKKIPKKKHLEIFQAIQNQALSIGIGIMDNQVIDQVNIYEATKLAMQEAISQLSPQPEHLLIDAMKLDLPISQTSIIKGDANSLSIAAASIVAKVTRDELMKEYDQQFPGYDFAANAGYGTAKHLEGLKKLGVTTIHRTSFEPIKSLVSGEKES, from the coding sequence ATGGCGACGATTAAAGAAATCAAAGAACTCCTTGCTACTGTCAAGGACTTAGATAACCCTATTTTTTTAGAGCTTGAAAAGGATAATCGCTCTGGAGTTCAAAAGGAAATCATCAAGCGTAAAAAAGCCATTCAGGCAGAATTGGAGGAGGATCTTCGTTTGGAATCCATGCTTTCCTATGAAAAAGAACTTTACAAGCAAGGATTGACCTTAATTGCTGGTGTTGATGAGGTCGGCCGTGGTCCTCTAGCTGGGCCTGTGGTTGCTGCAGCCGTCATCTTACCTAAAAGTTGTAAGATTAGAGGTCTCAACGACAGCAAGAAAATTCCTAAAAAGAAACATCTGGAAATTTTCCAAGCCATTCAAAACCAAGCCCTGTCAATCGGCATTGGTATCATGGATAATCAAGTCATCGACCAAGTCAATATCTATGAAGCAACCAAACTAGCCATGCAGGAAGCAATCTCCCAGCTCAGTCCTCAACCTGAGCACCTTTTGATAGATGCCATGAAACTGGATTTACCAATTTCACAAACATCTATCATCAAAGGAGATGCCAATTCCCTTTCAATTGCAGCAGCTTCTATAGTCGCCAAGGTGACACGTGATGAATTGATGAAGGAATACGACCAGCAGTTCCCTGGCTATGATTTTGCTGCTAATGCAGGTTATGGAACAGCTAAACACTTGGAAGGACTGAAAAAACTAGGAGTTACCACTATTCATCGAACCAGTTTTGAACCCATTAAATCGCTGGTTTCAGGAGAAAAAGAAAGTTAA